The proteins below are encoded in one region of Brassica napus cultivar Da-Ae chromosome A6, Da-Ae, whole genome shotgun sequence:
- the LOC106349414 gene encoding ethylene-responsive transcription factor ERF119, protein MAEPKKRSSLHATKPSKKPKKKPFQLNRLPGLSEDLKTMRKIRFVVNDPYATDYSSGEEDVETSRRRKRYVCEIDRPFSPATAQAESESSYVQESRNNGGSKKALSGKASQVVGRSSVTKPVGVRQRKWGKWAAEIRHPITKTRTWLGTYETLEQAADAYANKKLEFDALAAACSAAPCDSTASNETVSIASNVEAVSSIDRDMKVTDSKKPSFDFNFADLQIPDMGCFIDESLIPNACELDFFLTEEKDDQLLDDYCGIDDMNIIGLECDGPSELPDYDFSDVEIDLGLIGTTIDKFAFVDHLATSTTTPLNIACP, encoded by the coding sequence ATGGCTGAACCAAAGAAACGTTCTTCCCTTCACGCCACCAAGCCCAGCAAAAAGCCCAAGAAGAAACCTTTCCAGCTTAACCGCCTCCCTGGTTTATCCGAAGATCTGAAGACTATGAGAAAGATCCGTTTCGTTGTGAATGATCCTTACGCTACTGACTACTCATCAGGCGAGGAAGATGTTGAAACGAGTAGGAGGAGGAAACGTTATGTCTGCGAGATCGACCGTCCTTTCTCTCCAGCCACTGCTCAAGCAGAGTCTGAAAGCTCTTATGTTCAGGAGAGTCGTAACAATGGTGGAAGCAAAAAGGCTTTAAGTGGGAAAGCCTCTCAGGTTGTTGGGCGCTCTAGTGTCACGAAGCCTGTTGGTGTAAGGCAGAGGAAATGGGGCAAATGGGCTGCTGAGATCAGACATCCAATCACCAAGACAAGAACTTGGTTGGGTACTTACGAGACACTTGAACAAGCTGCTGATGCTTATGCTAACAAGAAGCTCGAGTTTGATGCTTTGGCTGCAGCCTGTTCTGCTGCTCCCTGTGATTCAACTGCTTCAAATGAGACTGTTTCTATCGCCTCTAATGTTGAAGCTGTGTCAAGCATTGATCGTGATATGAAGGTAACTGATTCAAAGAAGCCGAGTTTTGACTTCAACTTCGCAGATCTACAGATTCCTGATATGGGTTGCTTCATTGATGAGTCACTGATCCCAAATGCTTGTGAGCTTGATTTCTTCTTAACTGAAGAGAAGGACGACCAGCTCTTGGATGATTACTGCGGTATAGATGATATGAACATCATTGGTCTAGAATGCGACGGTCCAAGCGAACTTCCAGACTATGATTTCTCAGACGTGGAGATCGATCTTGGTCTCATTGGAACCACCATTGACAAGTTTGCTTTCGTCGATCATCTTGCAACGAGTACAACCACTCCTCTTAATATCGCGTGCCCATAA